AGCTattcaatacttaaatgttctctcctcaagaatgaaaaacaatattattcatctaaagttacattcattattaattttatataaagtacttccttttttttaaaatacgagTTGAACTTAACGCCTGTgagatttcttttatttttacaaaccagtgtttcatattttatacaattagttttttttcgaaattattatataatatattgtattgcaaatttattaagctcaatttaatatattaacaaaaaactttaatttgaagtatatggacattattcaagcaaataatcagtttttctcttaaaatgtaaatttttaaaactttaagatTGTTGAGCTActctaaatatgttttaaaacattCCAAACTTTCTCAAATGTTTTTGTACCAATAGAAGTTATATTTTACCctttgattttccaaaaaattaaaaaaataacttattgtcTCCCCAATGCATAgagataaactttgttttattattatacatatttaatgtaatttttgtaaaaacataacataaaataacatGTTTTACAGAAAGGGTATACAggttgaggactcaaaaattaaaaaattttaaatattgtttttatttctccatatttttttttattgccatttttttgtcaaacttttgaagcaaaagttggaaattcaaaaaaattctacactttttattcattatgtctCCTCCATTCTGAATAATGGCTTCAATTTGGGGACGTACAGAAAcccacagctggccttgatgaagtacAAGGataagttgttccactcctccgtgatcacagccttcagggcatcgataTTTGGGTGAGAAATCTTGTTCTTCTTGTCCTCCAAGATGCACCAAACAGCGAAGTCCAGGGGGCTCACGTCGTGTGGGGACAAAGACTAGAAGTATCCCAGGCAGAAGGCAGCAATGTTCTCTCTGCAGAAATgatgcaccttcttggacgtgtgtacCGGGGCACCGTCAttggtaaacacatagttgtccctggagaacgtgctcttcaaccatggtaagacatggtacctgaggaccttgtagtagacgtccatgTTGACTTTCTTGTTGGCTTTGAAGAAGGGGAAGGAGGAGGATATAACACACCCTTTGCCGTTTTTCCTGTTGCTAGAACATTTTTaattgcacaaaaacaaaacaaaaatcaaactgtagctcttttttatttttttcgaatggCTCCAAGTACAGAATTGTCACACTTTTAAAACAGATGCTAGACGGCCTGGAAGtgtattctaatttttgagtcctcactctatatatatctttattttattacgcaatttaaaaaataaaacctataaaaaaatgcgAAAATTAATCGTTcaaagagaaatatttttaccaCGACGATCCATTAGAGAACTAGCTATAGTACACGACATTAATAAGCATCGATGAACATATACACTTTGCTTTCATAGTATAGATGAAATTTCTCAagaaatttctttgtttttcatgagcactcTCAAATGTAGTTGCTCAATATTAAGATTTTCTCtcctaaagaatgaaataaaatatcaaaaaacaggTTGATGATTTTGATGAGCCAAGAAGTAATTTAGTTTCTTGAGCACTCTTTGtgtgagctttagctacacaatCTTTTTCCCTCAACCTTATCTAAAGTCttatccattattttaaattttatataaagttcgtttcttttttcagattattatccttatttttttcaaaataactcaatattttcatttcttactTCTTCTTGTCAAATGAAGAGGAtacaaaaaaacgaaattgctGATAAACTTTGAGATACATAATATTGATAGTTGTACACACAGGTATGACAAAGGTGGGAATCCGGAatcaagtttatatatttaagacaTACAACTCGACTTAATAGCACAATCAAAACCCATGACTTGATTCGAACTCGAAAGTCATTGCATTTTTTCCctagatataaaataatcctATAACTTCTCCCTTGGATATAAAGTAATCTTATAACTTCTAGGTATGTTTCTGAAATAAGGAGTTCACTTTTAGAGCCGTCGAAAGTAGGTTTTCCCTCTAATAATTGGAatcttagtatttttttctttctcaaaaaggACCCCATGTTTTAGATCTTCCAATGTCCCTCATTTTTAGAGGAATGGACAACGAAATAtcaatcaatattcaaaaagtaGTGTTATCACGATGCCAATATCTTCGTAGCGGTTTCAGTACTGAAATTGGTATCTTTATTTCTGCTAtggtgttggtccttatttaggactgaagattgCAGTTCCATCCAATTCATTCTTGATCCGGTCATGTTCAGCCTTTTATATCAGTCCCAAAACTAATCAATTTGGGTTTGATGACGTAACTCAACTGAATTTCTTTGTATATATCAGTTCTAGTAATGGCAGTCCGAAGGACGAAGGTCTTAAAACTGGACTTGACTGGACccaataaataaggacttacacatcAATAACACATAACCAATGTAGTTATGGGCAATTCACACACACTTATTTATGATTGGGCCTaactaaaaaattgatattcatatttataaagcataattttaattttagccTGTTTTTTATTAAGGACAATGTCATATCGAAGAAATTTGGCCTATTACATCAACGGTAGGTTAAGGTTTGTACCGATTAAAGTACCAATTTAGTAAAATGCCGTTTTAAATCCAGTAATACTCCGGTACCACCATAATGGCAGTATATTGACCAACATTAATGCAACCaaagaagattcaaaattttCCATTAGAAAGATGGTTGTTGTATCcaacaaaatgaaggtattGGAGCTCCTGCAGGCTGAACcccacattttttattgttatttaaggcgtagaacacgaatatgatcattaaaactttcaaaggATATCGGTTTGACCtttcaaaccttttttttaagttataactACTATTCATTGCCATgtttcgacatgaaagaactatatagatgaaaatcaaagcaaataacaaattaattaatgcaaacattccagcatttgaaaaataaattatcaattattttatcttgattaattttaataaaaatatataaaaccaccaaaaaatcgagtTAAATGAAGCTTACTTagaagctaatatattttttatttttctacaagtgCTTTATATTCTAGCTGAAGATATAGAATATACCTTATGttccactttaaaaaattgcctttaaaaaaagtggatttggattgatttttggtcaatttagtttttttaatattcattaagaaataaaataaaatacgcTGGCAAGGCTACGTTGAATATAtagataacaataatatttagagTTAATAACGTATAATATAtactgaaataataaataatttagatgtgAGAGGATTAGAAGAAGTTTAAAGATgcttcaaattcaaattaattgatagtTATAAACTCACAAGCGATTCCATTTTCGTGttttacggcttaaataacaatattaaatttgagtttCCACCTGCAGGCCAAAATACTGTTGTTTGttgtaattaattgaaattaggAAAACCTTCTTGGActaaatttatttcctattttgattatttaaaaaaatgtacaatattgaaagtttttcaaactttacaGCAGAATCAATTTCCTTTCCGTCAGTCAAGAAAATACTGAGTAGTGATTAAGTCTTACACAACTTTTGCATGCTTAGGTTCGGACAATAGGGTGGCCAAAAGttgaaaagaataatataaattttcagtCAAGAATGGCCTATCCTCAAATCTCTTTGACTTCTCCCCACCAGCCTTCAGACCCGTCTATGGACTtcctttttggaaaatttatctATGGGCATGGACGAATTGACCTTAAATGAGTGTTTGGTATCTTTGGGAGTCAGCTAGACTAGCCTACCTATTCAAGGACGAGCCTTACTGCCAAGCCAATCATCTAGGCGCTTGAAAACACATTAAATGATCAGTTGATCTCAAGTGCTTGACGATGTTCGAAGTGCCATCGGATAAAGTTGCAACCTCCAACTTTTTTGTTTccgtttttgtacaaaatttattgatatttagaGGGTGTTGTAAATGTATAGGCCAATGTACGGAAAGTTTACTGTGTTCTTTACCCCAGAAAGTGTACCTCCCTATTTTCAAGACAGTTTAATACCGAAGCAAGTTCATCATGAAGGAGGTTAATTTTGAAGCAAATTCATCCCAAAGTAAGTTAATCTCAAGACAAGTTTATCCCACGGAAAATTCTCCAACAGTACCTATCTAtggaaaatatcttaataaaaaatcaactaaaataactattttattctaTCCTTTAATGCaaagatttaatcattcaattacATACTCCTAataaagaagattctaatttaaataagaacTTATGGTTAACGCAACACTTTATTTAAGCCTTAACTACCGATTACAACATATTTGCTACATAGctttaagatattattaattccttaaattgaatatatatatattactcattTAATCATCATTGCTTGTAACGATTGTctcagatttttattatttaaaagtttaaaatacattttgaactttttcattcaaattatacAATACAATCTATTTACCATCTCAGATAATCATATATTAACACCCtgttcaaaattggttttttataaattattactgtTTATATgtcctacatatatttatttacgttaTGGAGTGGATTcctcataacattttttaagtcTTAAGTggtatttttctcaaataaagaagcaatgtcaaattaaaacaagaaattatttttgatcccaCTTTTTTCGGAAATGACACACACATAGAACAATAACTCACCAactaaaaaacagattttgacagctgtgttttgaaggttggtacaaatgaaaattagattaattaaataaaaaagcgCCATCTATGCGTGTAGCCCTGAACTTTTCTGTCCATgtgtcatacaaaaaaaatcctcgtGGGGTTTGTCCATTATCTAAGCCATATATTCCTTTATCggtcattccacgtcaagtgtacacactttttttgcaatttacgaCATGATCATCACTGATTTTTAGTGAGCtggcttttctatatgaaataaaagagtGTCTGAAATATTAGGGTTATGTGACTCACCTGGTACGTTTTAGACGCGCTCAAAGTAGGGCATAATCCGTTGGGCCAATGTTGTTCAGGAAGCCATAATTCCTCCTGTAGTGGctctattttaacaaaaattacgtcaaaagatgcacaagaacacaaactataatttacattcaatcataatcttattttaatcaaaaataacagttttggaaTCTGATGCAGAATTCGAAATGCAGCCCTTGCGAAGCAGCTAAaccgattttgttttaattttgctaTAACCTGTCTCAGtatatgttttaaaacatataCGAAATTTAGAGTGGGTtcttaatgggatcacttccaaTGAGAGCATTAACTAGAGTATGTAGAGCCACTGTTATAGTATATTGGTATTAATGTTGTGTATTTAAACTcggtattttatataataaacatattttctgttgattaatgaataaattaggaTTCTTAATAAGTAAGTATAATATAGttgaaaatttagatattttataaataacattatgatagagtcaataattttcatattaaacttaaattatataacagattCAACTTTTGACTCCTCTGATTCACTATACAAGCGAACTCTTAGTTATCGGTCTAATTCAGAAATAAAGGACTAAAGTTTTTGTGTACCACTGAAGGTTTTTACAAAactcaacttttttaaaatagtctttCCTTTTTGATAATCTTCCTCcgtgcaaaaatatatctttatatttttcatattatcccttgaatattctaataaatcatttggctttgtaatttgatttttctaagGACGTTGTAGGCTCTCATTCGTTGCTTCTCTTTTAATAGTCCCACCTATATCGTCGGAAGTTCGCTTGCAGTGCCTTCTGGCAAAAAATTGCAACTCATCAGacaattgaattataattttttaggtaAAACGTGAGGTTCAAAAAGGCTCACAGATTCTATATTGGCTCGCATACCCACAGGccaagtaatttattttttcaatattactcattttttcctttacatGATGTACAAGTCGTTTGTGGTATAATTGTACTTCTACAACATCGTGATGGTTGTTATCAGATATAATAGTGCAAGAGTGGTGGCATAGCCtcccattatttttataatagtcaGCCCAAGGGTGTATTGTTGTCTGTGCTTTATTCCAGTGAAATCCTTGAGCAGCATCCTGgagaataaaactgtaattttatGATAAGCCATAAATTACCGCAACTTCTtctttcgtatttttttttatttatttaagaaatgtattttgGACTTTGCTATAAAGGTGTGTTTAGCTAGCTTGactgttttttcaaataaaagtctTGTATTGGTAGTACTGTAGAAGTTAATTCATCTTTATCAGTAGATACCCACTGTTGAAATATTACATCGTTCAAGTTGTTCTCAAATTTATcgagtaatatattttcatgattatcACTAAGTTTGAATGCATCACATGTACGAAAGTAATGCATACATTAGATACAATAACATGACGGTACGTTTGATAAGTTGTTATTTCGGCTATCCTCCATTATATTATCATaagttatttatagtattatttttttatttaataaaatatctaaattttcaattatattcaattatattatgattactaatttattttttaatcaaaaaaaaaaaaattatataaaacaccgagtttaaatatagaacaataatacTACTAAACTATAACAGTGGCTCTACATACTCTAGTTAATGCTCTCAttggaagtgatcccattaagatcccattctgaattttgaatatgtttgaaaacatatactgAGACATGTtataccaaaattaaaataagattggGTTTGCTGCTTCGCAAGGGCACCATTTTGAATTCCGCATCAGACTCAAAAACTGTTATTTGGATATATGGTTGgttttttcccccttcaaaATAAGCCAAATTAAGAGCGTATGAACAGAAATATACACAAAGAAACCTATCCACCTCATTATTCAAcacaaaaagggaaaaaatcgtttaattaatcaaacaacaaaactaagaaaatcagaatgaatataaatgtataattctCAAAATAGATTTAGTACATCATAATTAAAGATACAagaattaaatgtgtaataaactttttttaacacgtgcataatatatttttttttacttttaacaaaaaactaaccttttaaaaaaaaaaattaaatacagttttcaatatatatactgaCAATAGAAGAAGCTAAAATGCTATATGTCTATTGTGTgtcttttttaatagtttttttgggCTTGCATAAACTGAAGTATAGGCAAgagttttttatacaaaaatatagttctTTGAACgattattatattagttatatatatatatttgattgataTCAATCTATGTATCTATGCGTGTAAGTTGAATTCTTTGGCAATGAATGTCTATTAAATAATCCTTCCagttacaaatacaaatatgtacgTAAAGATGATACGGATTTTGGCACTTTCCAAATGCGGAGTTTGTAGAGAGTGTTTCACTCATTCCACTTTAGAGGACTCAAACATCCATTTCTGTGTTCTTTCCTCCCCACTACAACTCCGAATGGTTAGACCATTTGAACCATCAGCATTATTACGTCGACTTCTAGAAAGAGTGAGTTTTTTAAAATCCAGAGAATCCAAGCATAAATCTCGATATTTATGCTTTAACTGCGTATATTCATTCCTTCGAACTGGTATCCATTcctgagagagagagaggaaaatGTTCgaatcaaaatataaacaattgaaacaaacaaaatcgGGGACGTCTGCAGGGGGTGCACTGGCGGGGTTGTAGCCCCCCACACAcaaaggaatttttctttttttacaagaaaatttaatatttaactttttatcgCAAAAgatttcataaatgaaattaaatttaatttttcatttaaaattaattccaaaaaaattaatttttcaaattttttcccagaaaatttaatatttaaaatataatttgtttttaaaaatttaatttttctgtataGTTGTGgtctttgaatttatttttgaaaaaaaatgaatatttcaatattttttccataacattcaatttttcaaaattttcaaaatattttaatttttgaattttttttccaaaaaatacaataaaccaatccccctccaaaaaaatatatatatatataaaatactatggAAACCATGAAAATACATACTTGATACATTGACTTATTGCAGGACTTTAAACGAACTTTAGCACCCTCGTTTAAGGATTCTGGCGTTAAACATAGATCTGCTGAATGCTTGATTTGGTTTGACTTAGAAAATACCCACTCCTGATTACCGCCTGTTCCATGACATGAGTAAATCCCAACCGTTCCCCCGCTGAGATGTCCAAGTGTGTCCATACAATAGCGAGTCTGTCGAATGGATCCAGAGTGGAGAATATCATCTATAGGTATTTTCAAATCTGGATACACGTTATCCAGATACCATTTGAAGGACTTACATTCGAGTTGCTTCCGAAGCTTAAGTCTCTcatcaatacttttaaaaaggaattaaaataattatagtcgCAGTATATTTTGAGTACATAAAAATGCATACTATAAAAGTTCGTGCTATATGAAATCCAccttttttagtactaaaacccGTACAATgggagaaattaattttttaagtccactttttaatatttttcctttgtttctgtttttttaggatggttaaagtaataaaaatattttattcatcattaattatctaaaataatgtatgccaaccaaaatacttgtaaaatttaattttaatagaatttttacttgatttttaatctggtcattacaatattgtaaaattaaataatcggaacttcaccaatatttatttagcaaCCTTTTCTATTCCAAGTTTGTATAACAAGTAATAACCAATGATTGAAATCAAATTCTTACAGGACACTCCCTCACCCccaaatgtaaaattatacactttaattatatgaatatatggcTATAATATGAACGAATTCAATCAACAACTACAAAGTTCTTATTTACctcaatatatacttttttataatttattatcataatataaaaaaacgcaATATGAGGGGAATTTACCACACCATAATGGTGTTACTAGCCCTTTTTAGAGGGACTTGAGCCCTCTTAAAAGTTTCCGAagtgcccccccccccaaaaaaaaaatatatctctctatttataagtatgttttCGGTGTTCTCACACACGGAATACAAAATGGTGGAACAGATCACTCCAAACTTAAGCAATAgacttataaaataaccaagcacatccgtatgattttttttttggcctccGACGTCATTAAAACCCCTTCTTTTTGAATTACATAAagtctgtatttccttctgtcctctgtatttttttacatccctctttctgtttcttttcttctacattcattttttgtttctattccttTTAATTAGTCCCACAAAACCTGGCACCCTCTgcttgtatatgtatatatatatatatataatacacctatttatataagtaagtCTATAACggggttgataatttttggggctaagccctCTTCCCCCAAATGATAGAAAGCTAGCATTACTCCTACTGCGTTATACGgagagtcagaataattccaaacactgCATTATGCAAAATCCGCAGTGTTTGGAACTGCTCTATGCGAGGACTTCCTTTAAAGCTCAATTCATTGATGGACAAAGAGGAATGAACTTACTTTCCAAAAGGTACGTTCTTTGCCAAGGGAACAGAGTTGTAGTAGTATTGTTTGTAGCTATCCATCCAAACCTCTGCTGCTCTTCGTGTATTCTTAGCAAACACATTACCCGATCCTCCAGGAAATGTATATGGATGTTGCTTACGAAAGACATGACCAACTCGACTGCACGGAATGATTTCTAGAGATCCTCCACATTGCCAAACACGAAATGATATTTCTAAAATgtgtaaacaaataattaatctaGCTTTTCTTGAAACAAATTACAGCTGATGCCTAGATTACCTAGATTCTCTCCTCCCCAAATATCCATCTGACTATCATATTCCccaattttttcgaaataggCTTTGTCGATCATGAATAAACCGCCAGCAATCATAGGAGTTTTTATGGAGAGTGTTGGATCCTTTAACCGTTTTTTACGTGCTTCCGCACTGAGGTATTCCCATTTAAATACCAAATTCCAATCAAATCCACCGCGTAAATCTGAAGAAGCACCTATGTATTGAAAGGAGTCCATCGATATAACGTCAATGATGGGACAAACAACACGGGTGGGATCCTCCATCACTCTTTCCAGCATTGgctcctaaaaaataattaatgagagTAAGTGTTTATCATGAAATAGGCGACACTGAAAGAAAGTTGCAACTTACAAGCCAATCTTTATTGCATTCACAATGAGAGTCCAAAAATGTCAGTATTTTGGAAGACGCTGCATTTGAACCAGCTACGCGACTACGCATCAATCCTTCTCGTTTTTGGTTTCGTATGATTTTGACTTTGTGGATTTTAGCCAATTCTTGTCCATCATCCGctgttttcaataaaaagttatataattaaaaaaatatatatatatatatatatatttgtgtacttACGATTATCACTAAAATCGTCGACTAGAATAATTTCATGGATTAACCTCTCAGGACTTCGATTTAGAAcactatataaataagtttaataaagtaatcattagtTACTTGGTCATAAAGTAATCAAATTATGTAAGACTGAGAAAACCCGTTTTCCTttctatgtataattaatttatttgtatgaaattattcttataatttaccctaattttattcaattaagtaCTTAAATCATTCCAACTTTCTCATAGGTATTAAGCTTTCTACGTATCACTGTTAGGcttccatatattaaatataaatatatgtcatacatagtaaatatttatgtatctagACACAGAACTACGTAGATACCAGGGACTCTCTTTCGTGATCTCCTTTTCCCTGTATTCTTCAGAAATGTTGCATTATAATAATCAACTTCCCTTTCAGAAGTAGATACATTgtcaaattatgtatttttaaacaagctattcaaaatttctttcaaaatacttGACATTTCTGAGCTCGCCAACTCCCCttctccaaaagaaaaaaaaaaccagtcaCAGCATCGAGTTTTTCATGCTTTACTTCGTTCTTAACCCTCAGTTAGTGAACACTCATTTTAAAACACGGTTAATGAACtgcacaaataataaataaataatattgaaatcctagatagtattttatttgatactgtattataatactgctaaataatattttatgtaaaacttaacaatatataatatttgtatttgtaaattacGGCCAAACTcgtcttcatagaaataataacggagggttaaaaataaatgttgtcaAGGGGTTCATATTCGAACAGTATGGCAATTAGGGATTCTCTCATTTCCTGAGGTTTACCATCTAAAAGAAAGCTAATGaacaatcaataataaaaagtaccaaaatatatttaatgagtgAACTTTAGTATAACGAACAAAATATGATACGTTCATAGTTATTTGTTCCTTTTGATACCCAATACATACAGTAACATACATCTATACTAATAAGGAGAAGTGTATCActatttatgaatgaatatttgaactaaataaaGGCATATTTGTTCTAAGACATAACATTGTAGAGCTCACAGTCGTTtagcatgtagcatcgagcgt
The sequence above is drawn from the Lepeophtheirus salmonis chromosome 5, UVic_Lsal_1.4, whole genome shotgun sequence genome and encodes:
- the LOC121117989 gene encoding polypeptide N-acetylgalactosaminyltransferase 2, which produces MRRRKCKGLVLLSFLWATGLFLYLYQRDDKDLNQALRLKEEVIAGGSLSASLPISTSILASSSSSSSLFLPASSSGMYFDQKSYIAGGSLRQGEDPYSRNKFNQAASDKLPSNRDIPDTRAALCRNKDWKEEVKGYSPTSIIITFHNEARSTLLRTISSVLNRSPERLIHEIILVDDFSDNPDDGQELAKIHKVKIIRNQKREGLMRSRVAGSNAASSKILTFLDSHCECNKDWLEPMLERVMEDPTRVVCPIIDVISMDSFQYIGASSDLRGGFDWNLVFKWEYLSAEARKKRLKDPTLSIKTPMIAGGLFMIDKAYFEKIGEYDSQMDIWGGENLEISFRVWQCGGSLEIIPCSRVGHVFRKQHPYTFPGGSGNVFAKNTRRAAEVWMDSYKQYYYNSVPLAKNVPFGNIDERLKLRKQLECKSFKWYLDNVYPDLKIPIDDILHSGSIRQTRYCMDTLGHLSGGTVGIYSCHGTGGNQEWVFSKSNQIKHSADLCLTPESLNEGAKVRLKSCNKSMYQEWIPVRRNEYTQLKHKYRDLCLDSLDFKKLTLSRSRRNNADGSNGLTIRSCSGEERTQKWMFESSKVE